One segment of Streptomyces sp. NBC_01454 DNA contains the following:
- a CDS encoding ExeA family protein — translation MPFDKDLAPSMLHRHSSHAQAVARITWCIGERALGVITGEVGAGKTVAVRASLSQLDHPRHKVIYLANPAVGVAGIHHAIVASLGGVPRPHKSTLIPQATALLATENNERGRVPILIIEEAHLLDHEQLEAIRMLTNDEMDSNSPLACLLIGQPTLRHKIKLGVLAALDQRIQVRYNMPSMTGEETSSYLVHHLALAGRSDTLFTDDAITLIHDTARGFPRAVNNLAVQALLSAYAEGKPIVDETSARAAVAEVTAE, via the coding sequence ATGCCCTTCGACAAGGACCTGGCCCCCTCGATGCTGCACCGGCACTCCTCCCACGCGCAGGCCGTCGCCCGCATCACCTGGTGCATCGGCGAACGCGCACTGGGGGTGATCACCGGCGAGGTCGGCGCGGGCAAGACCGTCGCGGTCAGAGCGTCGCTGTCCCAGCTGGACCACCCCCGCCACAAGGTGATCTACCTGGCGAACCCCGCGGTCGGCGTCGCCGGGATCCACCACGCGATCGTCGCCTCGCTGGGCGGCGTCCCGCGTCCGCACAAGTCGACGCTGATCCCGCAGGCCACCGCCCTGCTGGCCACCGAGAACAACGAGCGCGGCCGCGTCCCCATCCTGATCATCGAGGAGGCACATCTCCTGGACCACGAGCAGCTGGAGGCGATCCGGATGCTGACCAACGACGAGATGGATTCCAACAGCCCGCTGGCCTGCCTGCTGATCGGCCAGCCGACCCTGCGGCACAAGATCAAACTCGGTGTCCTGGCCGCCCTGGACCAGAGGATCCAGGTCCGCTACAACATGCCGTCCATGACCGGCGAGGAGACCTCCTCCTACCTGGTCCACCACCTCGCGCTCGCCGGCCGCAGCGACACCCTGTTCACCGACGACGCGATCACGCTGATCCACGACACCGCCCGCGGCTTTCCCCGCGCCGTCAACAACCTCGCCGTCCAGGCCCTGCTGTCCGCCTACGCCGAGGGCAAGCCCATCGTCGACGAGACCAGCGCCCGCGCCGCCGTCGCCGAAGTCACCGCCGAATGA
- a CDS encoding IS3 family transposase (programmed frameshift), producing the protein MARPSKYSAEFRSDAIALWRASAGRRTFKDVAADLNVNPETLRTWVRDMDAPSAAAGASDGAEGELARLRAENARLLKNEKGMAAGAGDPAPGSGVFCPGDEVKTAAWDFVSAHAEMFGVKRICRVLEVSRSGYYGWIAGAEARAVQQAAEDTLVAEIREIHAEHRGNYGALRVHAELRGFGHTVNRKRVARLMRKHDIVGRHLRKKKRTTTPDRLAPPVPDLVRRDFTAGDLDEKWCGDITYVQVGATWLYLACVVDIRSRRVLGWSMAPHMRAELVIDALQNAVAARGGNVAGVIFHADRGSQYTSAAFAQVCDRYGIRRSMGRVGSSYDNALAESFWQGLKRETMYGKLFLTMRQARLEIFQWLTYYNARRRHSALGYLSPMEFEQQHHKTAKLSLAA; encoded by the exons GTGGCACGGCCCTCGAAGTACAGTGCGGAGTTCCGGTCCGACGCGATCGCGTTGTGGCGGGCTTCGGCCGGCAGGCGGACGTTCAAGGACGTCGCGGCCGATCTGAACGTCAACCCCGAGACGCTGCGGACCTGGGTGCGCGACATGGACGCACCGTCGGCCGCCGCTGGCGCGTCGGATGGCGCGGAGGGCGAGCTGGCGCGGCTGCGGGCGGAGAACGCCCGGCTGCTGAAGAACGAGA AAGGAATGGCAGCTGGAGCGGGAGATCCTGCGCCGGGCAGCGGCGTATTTTGCCCGGGAGATGAAGTGAAGACCGCCGCTTGGGACTTCGTCTCCGCCCATGCCGAGATGTTCGGCGTCAAGCGGATATGCCGGGTGCTGGAGGTCTCCCGCTCGGGCTACTACGGGTGGATCGCCGGCGCCGAAGCGCGGGCCGTGCAGCAGGCCGCCGAGGACACGCTGGTCGCCGAGATCCGCGAGATCCACGCCGAACACCGCGGGAACTACGGCGCGTTGCGGGTCCACGCCGAGCTGCGCGGCTTCGGCCACACGGTCAACCGCAAGCGGGTCGCGCGGCTGATGCGCAAGCACGACATCGTCGGCCGCCACCTGCGCAAGAAGAAGCGCACCACGACTCCAGACCGCCTCGCGCCGCCGGTGCCGGACCTGGTCCGGCGGGACTTCACCGCCGGCGATCTGGACGAGAAGTGGTGCGGTGACATCACATACGTGCAGGTCGGAGCAACGTGGCTCTACCTCGCCTGCGTCGTGGACATCCGGTCCCGCCGGGTGCTCGGCTGGTCGATGGCCCCGCACATGCGGGCCGAACTCGTCATCGACGCGCTCCAGAACGCGGTCGCCGCCCGCGGCGGCAACGTGGCCGGAGTGATCTTCCACGCGGACCGCGGGTCGCAGTACACCTCGGCCGCGTTCGCCCAGGTCTGCGACCGGTACGGCATCCGCAGGAGCATGGGCAGGGTCGGCTCAAGTTACGACAACGCCCTGGCCGAGAGTTTCTGGCAGGGCCTGAAGCGAGAAACGATGTACGGGAAACTGTTCTTGACGATGCGGCAGGCGAGGCTGGAGATATTCCAGTGGCTCACCTACTACAACGCCCGCCGCCGCCACAGCGCCCTGGGCTACCTCTCCCCAATGGAGTTCGAACAGCAGCACCACAAGACAGCTAAACTCTCACTCGCAGCATGA